The window atgGCCTTGGttatggtgatgactttttagaaaCGCCACCAAAGGTATGACTCATGAAAGAAACAATTGATAAGctagatttcattaaaattaaaaacgtCTGCTCTGTAAAAAAAtaacatcaagaaaatgaaaagccaagtcatagactgggaggaaatattttcaaaagatacacttaataaaggactattatccaaaatgtattatacaaagaactcttaaagctcaacaataagaaaatgggGGGCTCTGTAGAGGAGCGGATGCTGCCGGCCAGGATGGTGCTGCAGAGTGTGGCCCACATTGCGAAGGTGCAGCTTCCCGGGTATCTGAACCGGCTCCCAGTCCCTGAGAACATTACGTGGTTCGCCAGGCTAACAGAAACAGGAAATCTTCACTGATGGAGGAAGAAAGCCCATcagaagtgaaaatatttaattaaggaaaaaGATTTAAGAAAGTTCAACCCTTTTACATTCAAACAAAAGAAACCTGACTCTAAGTATATGAAAATCTGGATTTGTACCACACATAAACTGTGAATTAGTTATTTATTGAGATCCTGCTCTATGCAAAGCACTGTACTAAGCACTGGGTACATAGAGACAATTTCAGCGTGGCTTTGGTTATTACCTTTCCTGGGTGTACTTATACTACTTGGCTACCTTGCAATTCGTCCATTCCTCCCAAAGGAAAAACAACGAAAGGATAGCTTGATTAAtcttaaaatacaaaaggaaaatccaaaagtggtgaatgaaataaacattgaagGTCTGTGTCTTACTAAAGCAGCTTATTGTAGGTGGTGTCATTCTAAGACATTTTCTGCCTGTTATGGTTCACATAGCAAACACAATGAG of the Lemur catta isolate mLemCat1 chromosome X, mLemCat1.pri, whole genome shotgun sequence genome contains:
- the LOC123628435 gene encoding CDGSH iron-sulfur domain-containing protein 2-like is translated as MVLQSVAHIAKVQLPGYLNRLPVPENITWFARLTVSAWLWLLPFLGVLILLGYLAIRPFLPKEKQRKDSLINLKIQKENPKVVNEINIEGLCLTKAAYCRWCHSKTFSACYGSHSKHNELTGDNVGPPILKKKEV